A window from Dysidea avara chromosome 2, odDysAvar1.4, whole genome shotgun sequence encodes these proteins:
- the LOC136247928 gene encoding rhodopsin, GQ-coupled-like, translating into MDYSGSGLDQDRGSVLPGYVAYLSLLFKMIATTVNLLLSGWVVDTIKTTRSLHKPHNLFLANLLVSGVMFTGVGSLITSTMMISYQLGVESPISCYPSKIQVLFFIVYQISFVMIAADKVVAIRFPFKHRRMMTPRVVAAVICVVWLLAAIPAIYVFINDVDGVTEVPEFGICLFEGNGFTELVLLVFAPLFLASILTISLNVFLAIKAYQVHKQIEEETKLSGHNSQSENLKTLKKKQQNIRQNRKLIMTLLVVISSHVLINLFFTPLLILGRLLITSQGYQDFLNYIFFPNNPLVTQFFDVLVYGMYFKQVREPMMRNVKRCLKMNKFNSVAPKM; encoded by the coding sequence ATGGATTACTCTGGTTCAGGATTAGATCAGGATCGAGGCTCTGTTCTCCCAGGATATGTTGCCTACCTATCCTTGTTGTTCAAGATGATTGCTACTACTGTCAACCTTCTACTGTCTGGCTGGGTGGTCGACACTATCAAAACCACAAGGAGCTTACACAAGCCTCATAATTTATTTCTTGCTAACTTGCTGGTATCTGGTGTGATGTTTACCGGAGTTGGCAGCCTCATTACTAGCACCATGATGATTTCTTACCAGTTAGGAGTAGAGTCTCCCATCAGCTGTTATCCTTCAAAGATTCAAGTGCTCTTCTTTATCGTCTACCAGATATCATTCGTGATGATAGCAGCTGACAAGGTGGTAGCAATAAGATTTCCTTTCAAGCATAGAAGAATGATGACACCACGTGTTGTAGCTGCTGTTATCTGTGTAGTGTGGTTGCTAGCTGCCATACCTGCCATTTATGTTTTCATCAATGATGTGGATGGTGTTACCGAGGTGCCAGAGTTTGGAATTTGTCTGTTTGAAGGAAATGGCTTCACTGAATTGGTTTTGCTTGTCTTTGCACCACTGTTTCTGGCATCCATTCTTACTATATCTCTCAATGTCTTCTTAGCCATTAAGGCTTACCAGGTGCACAAACAAATCGAGGAGGAGACAAAGTTATCGGGACACAACTCCCAGTCTGAAAACCTTAAAACCTTGAAGAAGAAACAACAGAACATCAGACAGAACAGAAAGCTCATAATGACATTGCTTGTGGTCATTTCTAGTCATGTATTAATTAATCTCTTCTTTACACCTTTATTGATTTTAGGTAGGCTTCTCATCACTTCCCAAGGATATCAAGACTTTCTCAATTACATATTTTTTCCAAACAATCCGCTTGTGACACAATTTTTTGATGTGCTGGTCTATGGGATGTACTTCAAGCAAGTCCGTGAACCAATGATGAGGAATGTGAAGAGATGTTTGAAAATGAACAAATTCAACTCAGTTGCCCCAAAAATGTGA